One genomic window of Arachis stenosperma cultivar V10309 chromosome 10, arast.V10309.gnm1.PFL2, whole genome shotgun sequence includes the following:
- the LOC130957615 gene encoding uncharacterized protein LOC130957615, whose product MCITVLWTCLMQGQHVGGVLPATRRGREETWRNLVGCSPNHAGGVLPQHGKGVLSWRNVIGWRRNHAGGVLTQHGGRGDVELARGSAMEGTAKLVVYRNGEIIRNTHEGVRFVCQNPFSFVVPFTMTLMELQNGLCQSMENGTLMRVSRILYRNPVIVFGGLIQFDTMPITNEVSMQNMFQIYRQTQMRQPQIELYVEFESVETEGIQNVLDMEDDRAAVYEGIDSDSEEDFEATYEADDEDEDGDVGVETATENIVVHPSSSQPMNVPPFMRELDLDAMHAPEFPEYVNIGIADPEDGEFRIGMEYRSRKSVVAAIRRYTIIRGVDYDVYESEPQTFYAKCKMYGRGCDWLIRASLIRKKDCWEIRRYNGRHTCTMGTISQDHSKLDSDTVADSILPLVETDPSIKVKSIIAEVQSRFNYTISYRRLGWQSRSP is encoded by the exons ATGTGTATTACTGTATTGTGGACATGTTTAATGCAAGGTcaacacgtggggggcgtgTTGCCTGCTACACGCAGGGGGCGTGAAGAGACGTGGCGGAACCTCGTTGGTTGTAGCCCGAATCACGCCGGGGGCGTGTTGCCACAGCACGGGAAAGGCGTGCTGTCGTGGCGCAATGTCATTGGCTGGAGAAGGAATCACGCCGGGGGCGTGTTGACTCAGCACGGGGGGCGTGGTGACGTGGAGCTAGCACGCG GTAGTGCAATGGAGGGTACCGCAAAGTTGGTGGTGTATCGCAACGGTGAAATAATTCGCAATACTCATGAGGGAGTGAGGTTTGTCTGCCAGAATCCGTTTTCGTTTGTGGTTCCATTCACCATGACGTTAATGGAGCTTCAGAACGGTCTCTGTCAAAGTATGGAGAACGGTACGTTAATGAGAGTGAGCAGAATTTTGTACCGGAATCCAGTTATAGTTTTTGGTGGTCTAATACAATTTGATACCATGCCGATCACTAACGAAGTGAGTATGCAGAATATGTTTCAAATTTATCGGCAGACTCAGATGCGACAGCCACAGATTGAACTATATGTTGAGTTTGAAAGCGTAGAGACAGAAGGGATTCAAAATGTTTTAGATATGGAGGATGATAGAGCTGCAGTGTACGAGGGAATAGATAGTGACAGCGAAGAGGATTTTGAAGCCACTTATGAAGCCGACGATGAAGACGAGGATGGTGATGTGGGAGTTGAGACAGCAACGGAGAATATAGTGGTTCATCCCTCGAGCAGTCAACCGATGAACGTACCACCATTCATGCGTGAGTTGGATCTCGACGCCATGCATGCACCGGAATTTCCGGAATATGTAAACATAG GCATTGCTGATCCTGAGGATGGAGAGTTCCGGATTGGAATGGAATACAGGTCCAGAAAGTCAGTGGTGGCTGCAATTAGAAGATACACTATCATTAGAGGAGTTGACTACGATGTGTATGAGTCTGAGCCACAGACCTTCTATGCAAAATGCAAGATGTATGGGCGTGGGTGCGACTGGCTTATCCGAGCCAGCTTGATACGGAAAAAAGATTGTTGGGAGATACGCAGATACAATGGAAGGCACACGTGCACAATGGGAACGATTTCACAGGATCATTCCAAGTTGGACTCGGATACCGTTGCTGATAGTATATTGCCGTTAGTCGAGACTGACCCGTCAATCAAGGTGAAATCTATAATAGCGGAAGTCCAGTCAAGGTTCAACTATACCATCAGTTACCGAAGGCTTGGTTGGCAAAGCAGAAGTCCATAG
- the LOC130957616 gene encoding uncharacterized protein LOC130957616, with protein sequence MDPPYIYEDIVRHRFYVVAAEIRTRMYILCDHPFHHPIDTPQFNPDMPYEFPLQWLHPDAPFHPFHDGPVPHQHPDQPAYQADPEPEPMEEHFPEPVPEARRIPNVFPFSSTMETGVIFYKMDPPYIYEDIVQHRFYVVAAEIRTRMYILRDHPFHHPIDTPQFNPDMPYKFPLQWLHPDAPFQPFHDGPVPHQHLDQPADQADPEPEPMEEHFPEPVPEARRIPNVFPFSSTVRKFL encoded by the exons ATGgaccctccctatatatacgaGGATATTGTACGTCATAGGTTTTATGTAGTAGCTGCGGAGATTAGGACTCGTATGTACATTCTGTGTGATCATCCTTTCCATCACCCGATTGACACTCCACAGTTTAACCCCGACATGCCCTATGAGTTCCCACTGCAATGGCTCCACCCGGATGCTCCTTTTCACCCGTTTCATGATGGACCGGTGCCTCACCAGCATCCCGATCAGCCTGCGTATCAGGCAGACCCTGAGCCTGAGCCCATGGAGGAGCATTTTCCAGAGCCTGTACCGGAGGCACGGAGGATTCCGAACGTTTTTCCCTTCAGCAGCACG ATGGAGACGGGAGTTATATTTTACAAGATGgaccctccctatatatacgaGGATATTGTACAGCATAGATTTTATGTAGTAGCTGCAGAGATTAGGACTCGTATGTACATTCTGCGTGATCATCCTTTCCATCACCCGATTGACACTCCACAGTTTAACCCCGACATGCCCTATAAGTTCCCACTGCAGTGGCTCCACCCGGATGCTCCTTTTCAGCCGTTTCATGATGGACCGGTGCCTCACCAGCATCTTGATCAGCCTGCGGATCAGGCGGACCCTGAGCCTGAGCCCATGGAGGAGCATTTTCCAGAGCCTGTACCGGAGGCACGGAGGATTCCGAACGTTTTTCCCTTCAGCAGCACGGTCAGAAAGTTTCTCTAG